One genomic window of Undibacterium cyanobacteriorum includes the following:
- a CDS encoding ABC transporter ATP-binding protein, whose amino-acid sequence MSSVLLEVQDVCKRYGEREALSGVSLSVQKGQTLGLLGPNGAGKSTLVSAICGLIRIDRGNIALHYSEAGAKNADSKKYIGLVPQDLALFEDLSANENLSLFGGLYGLSGKDLQTRIQSALELVSLADRAKDKPSDFSGGMKRRLNIAAAMLHDPELLILDEPTVGVDPQSRNAIFDALEVLKARGKSLIYTSHYMEEVERLADHLVIIDHGKVIANSSPAELYQRLPAQAALNFELAQALAPEQKNALLAMPGVMALELASSACTGALRLQDQDHAFACLQYLQQQGHQLLYFATAKAKLEEVFLTLTGRSLRD is encoded by the coding sequence ATGTCATCGGTGCTATTGGAAGTCCAGGATGTTTGTAAGCGATACGGTGAGCGAGAGGCGCTCTCTGGTGTGAGTTTGTCTGTGCAAAAAGGACAGACTTTAGGATTGCTGGGGCCGAACGGCGCGGGCAAATCGACACTTGTGAGTGCGATTTGTGGCTTGATTCGAATTGATCGTGGCAATATTGCTTTGCATTATTCAGAAGCGGGCGCGAAAAATGCCGACAGCAAAAAATACATTGGTCTTGTGCCACAAGATTTGGCCTTGTTCGAAGACCTGAGTGCCAACGAGAATCTAAGCTTGTTTGGTGGATTGTATGGATTGTCCGGTAAGGACTTACAAACGCGCATTCAATCTGCGCTTGAGTTGGTAAGCCTCGCCGACCGTGCCAAAGATAAGCCATCAGACTTTTCTGGTGGTATGAAGCGGCGCTTAAATATCGCAGCGGCGATGCTACACGACCCCGAACTGCTGATACTTGATGAGCCTACCGTGGGTGTCGATCCACAGAGTCGAAATGCAATCTTCGACGCGCTAGAGGTGCTAAAAGCGCGTGGCAAATCTTTGATTTACACCAGTCACTATATGGAAGAAGTCGAGCGCTTAGCCGACCACTTAGTCATTATTGATCATGGAAAAGTCATCGCGAACAGTAGTCCCGCAGAACTCTATCAACGATTGCCTGCTCAGGCGGCTCTGAATTTTGAGCTAGCACAAGCTCTGGCGCCTGAACAGAAGAACGCGTTGCTAGCGATGCCGGGCGTGATGGCATTGGAATTAGCCTCTTCGGCATGCACTGGCGCTCTCCGTCTACAAGATCAAGATCATGCGTTTGCTTGTCTTCAGTATCTCCAACAACAAGGACATCAACTTTTGTACTTTGCGACTGCCAAGGCGAAATTGGAAGAGGTTTTCTTGACTTTAACCGGCCGTAGTTTGCGCGACTAG
- a CDS encoding class I SAM-dependent methyltransferase produces the protein MGSKLIEVAQTMDQAVSPWLLRQQPHIHGKTGLALDLACGAGRHSRYLSALGFQVIAVDRDSASFAELTRLNINCIQCDLEGSLKGYRWPFRDECFDLVVVTNYLHRPLFSSIFASIKLGGVLIYETFSDGHQNFGRPKNPHFLLKTDELLERCQAGSDSRGFQCLDFEQGQVNRNGPAIVQSICARRII, from the coding sequence TTGGGCTCTAAATTGATTGAAGTTGCTCAGACAATGGATCAGGCGGTATCACCGTGGTTACTTCGACAGCAGCCTCACATTCATGGTAAAACAGGATTGGCGCTTGATCTCGCATGTGGGGCAGGGCGCCATTCGCGTTATTTGAGTGCGCTTGGCTTTCAGGTCATCGCCGTTGATCGAGATTCGGCTTCATTCGCTGAGCTGACTCGCTTAAACATAAACTGTATCCAATGTGATCTGGAGGGTTCGTTAAAAGGCTATCGCTGGCCATTTCGCGACGAGTGTTTTGATCTGGTCGTGGTGACGAACTACTTACATCGACCGTTATTCTCTTCCATTTTCGCTTCGATAAAGCTCGGTGGTGTTCTGATTTACGAAACATTCTCCGATGGACATCAAAACTTCGGGCGCCCGAAAAATCCTCATTTTTTATTGAAGACGGATGAGCTGTTGGAGCGATGTCAGGCGGGGTCTGATAGCCGTGGTTTTCAATGTCTTGATTTTGAACAGGGACAGGTCAACCGAAATGGTCCTGCAATCGTTCAGAGCATTTGCGCGCGTCGCATCATTTAG
- a CDS encoding ABC transporter permease, with protein MSTKIAILALIRKDVLLFLKDKRALFLSLVMPVVLAAFFGFLTGGNGGKEAAKIKIAVIMEDQHATSQKILVGLKSEATLEVLEFSLEQAQEQVRKGKLAVAVQIPKGFGQAAGDALFGAGKKADLPLLYDPSQSTTLAMVKGILTQQVMQVVSAEMFNGRAGSDLVERGLTQLEGGAALSNEQTQLKDFLRSVQRYQQRASIQQETTASNSAGATSAPSTGGLAMPFVTTDTPVVAKDSLEAKYNGFAHSFAGMIVQFVLFMAIDVGVGVLMVRKMGIWNRMLAAPLSVNTIITARMLSSALIAAALTCTIFVIAMLVFGVKILGSIPGFFAIVLGFSLMTASFGLLIAAFGKTPEAARGISIFATLVMVMLGGAWLPSFLFPAWLQQVTVMIPTRWAVDGFDAMTWRGLGLDAALPCAGALLVFAAVFFGLAQWKFRRIQDAM; from the coding sequence ATGAGTACGAAAATAGCCATCCTCGCATTAATACGCAAAGATGTATTACTGTTTTTAAAGGATAAGCGGGCTTTGTTTTTGAGTCTGGTGATGCCGGTTGTTCTCGCAGCATTTTTTGGTTTTTTGACCGGTGGTAATGGAGGTAAGGAAGCGGCGAAAATTAAGATTGCAGTGATCATGGAAGATCAGCATGCAACTAGTCAGAAGATTCTCGTAGGCCTAAAGAGCGAAGCCACCCTTGAAGTCTTGGAGTTCAGTCTAGAACAAGCGCAAGAACAGGTGAGAAAAGGTAAATTGGCAGTCGCTGTTCAGATTCCTAAAGGATTTGGTCAAGCTGCAGGTGATGCTCTTTTTGGTGCAGGAAAGAAGGCGGATTTACCCTTGCTCTATGATCCTTCGCAGAGCACGACTTTGGCCATGGTTAAAGGTATTTTGACTCAACAAGTCATGCAAGTCGTCAGTGCCGAAATGTTCAATGGTCGCGCGGGTAGTGATCTGGTCGAACGTGGTTTGACACAATTAGAGGGCGGGGCAGCTTTGAGCAATGAGCAAACGCAACTAAAGGATTTTTTGCGTAGCGTGCAGCGATATCAACAACGCGCATCCATTCAACAGGAAACGACCGCATCGAATTCAGCTGGCGCAACGTCAGCACCTTCCACTGGTGGGCTGGCAATGCCGTTTGTGACGACAGATACACCGGTCGTTGCGAAAGATTCCTTGGAAGCGAAATACAATGGCTTTGCTCATTCCTTCGCGGGCATGATTGTGCAATTTGTTTTGTTCATGGCGATCGATGTTGGTGTTGGCGTTTTGATGGTGCGCAAGATGGGAATCTGGAATCGCATGTTGGCTGCACCGCTTAGTGTCAATACCATTATTACAGCGCGCATGTTGTCGAGTGCTTTGATCGCCGCTGCTTTAACTTGCACCATATTTGTGATTGCGATGTTGGTGTTTGGGGTGAAGATTTTAGGCAGCATTCCCGGCTTTTTTGCGATCGTGCTGGGCTTTTCTTTGATGACCGCGAGTTTTGGTTTGTTGATTGCAGCATTTGGGAAAACACCAGAAGCGGCTCGCGGGATTTCAATTTTTGCGACGTTGGTTATGGTCATGCTCGGTGGTGCTTGGTTGCCGTCTTTCTTATTTCCAGCGTGGTTGCAACAGGTCACCGTCATGATACCGACTCGGTGGGCGGTTGATGGTTTCGATGCGATGACCTGGCGCGGTTTGGGGCTTGATGCAGCACTGCCTTGCGCCGGAGCCTTACTTGTTTTCGCGGCCGTGTTTTTTGGTTTGGCACAGTGGAAGTTTCGCCGTATTCAAGACGCAATGTAA
- a CDS encoding L-threonylcarbamoyladenylate synthase gives MSQFFQIHPDNPQLRLIKQAVQIVHQGGIVAVPTDSCYALVCHLDDKEAVTRLRRIRGVDEKHHLTLLCRDLSEIAQYAKVDNRQYRMLKVATPGPYTFILEATKEVPRRLSHPSRKTIGLRVPQNNIVDALLDELGQPLLGTTLILPGDEEALTDPEEIRERLEKLIDLVIDGGACSLNPTTVIDMTSDEPELIRQGRGDVAIFGL, from the coding sequence ATGAGCCAATTTTTTCAAATACATCCTGACAATCCGCAACTCCGATTAATTAAACAAGCGGTGCAGATTGTGCATCAAGGCGGCATTGTCGCTGTTCCAACTGATTCGTGCTATGCCTTAGTCTGTCATCTTGATGATAAGGAGGCGGTCACGCGTTTAAGGCGCATTCGTGGGGTCGATGAAAAGCATCATTTGACCTTGTTGTGTCGTGACCTTTCGGAAATCGCCCAATATGCGAAGGTCGATAATCGACAATATCGCATGTTAAAAGTGGCCACTCCTGGTCCCTATACTTTCATTTTGGAAGCGACCAAAGAGGTACCTCGTCGCTTGAGCCATCCTTCACGCAAAACGATAGGCTTGCGTGTTCCTCAAAATAATATTGTGGATGCCTTGCTCGATGAGCTTGGACAACCACTGTTGGGAACAACTTTGATTTTGCCGGGAGATGAAGAGGCCTTGACTGATCCTGAAGAAATTCGTGAGCGACTTGAGAAATTGATCGATTTGGTGATTGATGGTGGAGCTTGTAGTTTGAATCCAACCACGGTGATTGATATGACGTCGGACGAGCCCGAGTTGATTCGCCAAGGGCGCGGCGATGTTGCTATCTTTGGGCTCTAA
- the htpX gene encoding protease HtpX, with protein sequence MGRIFLLIATNIAVMLVISVVVSLLGVNRYLTANGLNLTTLLIYSAVIGFTGSIISLLMSKSMAMWSTGARLINQPSSSTEAWLVSTVQTLAQRAGIGMPDVAIYNGEPNAFATGASRDSALVAVSTGLLDSMTKEEVEAVLGHEVAHIANGDMVTMTLIQGVVNTFVVFLSRIAGYLVDSFLSKDEENHRPGIGFEIASFVFQILFGIGASLIVAWFSRRREFRADAGSARLLGHKQPMINALARLGGLHPGALPSDLAAAGIGDGSQLSALFSTHPPMEERIRALQNLR encoded by the coding sequence ATGGGGCGTATCTTTTTGTTAATTGCGACAAATATCGCAGTGATGCTGGTAATTAGTGTCGTCGTGTCTTTGCTCGGCGTTAATCGCTACTTAACAGCGAATGGTTTGAATCTGACGACACTGCTGATTTACTCGGCAGTGATAGGATTTACAGGCTCGATTATTTCTTTGTTGATGAGTAAATCGATGGCGATGTGGTCAACAGGCGCTCGCCTCATCAATCAACCGTCCAGTTCAACCGAGGCTTGGCTGGTGTCGACCGTGCAAACTCTGGCGCAGCGAGCGGGAATCGGAATGCCAGATGTGGCAATTTATAACGGTGAGCCGAATGCTTTTGCAACCGGCGCGTCTCGAGATTCTGCTTTGGTTGCGGTATCGACTGGCTTACTCGATTCCATGACCAAAGAAGAAGTCGAAGCAGTGTTGGGGCACGAAGTTGCGCACATCGCGAATGGCGACATGGTAACAATGACTTTGATTCAAGGCGTGGTGAATACTTTTGTCGTGTTTTTATCGCGCATTGCAGGCTATCTGGTGGATAGTTTCTTGTCGAAAGACGAAGAAAATCATCGCCCGGGAATTGGCTTTGAGATTGCAAGTTTCGTCTTCCAGATTTTGTTCGGAATTGGTGCATCTTTGATCGTTGCTTGGTTTTCAAGACGGCGTGAGTTCCGTGCAGATGCTGGGTCGGCACGATTATTGGGGCACAAACAACCAATGATCAATGCGTTAGCGCGATTGGGAGGTTTGCATCCAGGGGCTTTGCCGAGTGATTTGGCCGCAGCAGGTATCGGTGATGGTTCACAATTGAGTGCACTTTTTTCGACTCATCCACCGATGGAAGAGCGAATCCGCGCGCTACAAAATTTAAGATAA
- the purF gene encoding amidophosphoribosyltransferase — translation MCGIVGVVSKNPVNQLIYDALLLLQHRGQDAAGIATSHGNKFAMHKANGLVRDVFRTRNMRSLPGNIGIGQVRYPTAGSTSEEEAQPFYVNAPFGIVLAHNGNLTNAADLKVELFKNDYRHLNTDSDSEVLLNILAHQIQEVVSGYSLDPASLFRAVAMLHRRVRGSYAVVAQIAGYGMLAFRDPFGIRPLCIGTAQTDNGIEYMLASESVALEGTGFKFERDVAPGEAIFIDLDGKMYAEQCAESPSLNPCAFEYVYLARPDSTIDGASVYQTRLHMGEYLADKIRREFSHGDIDVVMPIPDSSRPSAMELADSLNLDYREGFIKNRYIGRTFMMPGQAIRKKSVRQKLNAIASEFKGKNVLLVDDSIVRGTTSREIVQMARESGARKVVFASAAPPVQFPNVYGIDMPTRSELIAYGRTQEEICREITADALVYQDVADMKRAIAAVNPTLKSIEASCFDGYYITGDVTPDYLDRLEAVRNGSRSDKEDMVRSQLNLNLSNNND, via the coding sequence ATGTGTGGCATCGTCGGCGTAGTTTCAAAAAATCCTGTTAATCAACTCATCTATGACGCACTGCTGTTACTGCAGCACCGTGGTCAAGATGCGGCTGGTATCGCTACTAGTCATGGCAATAAATTTGCGATGCATAAAGCTAATGGCTTAGTGCGTGACGTGTTCCGCACGCGCAACATGCGTTCTTTGCCGGGCAATATTGGTATCGGTCAAGTGCGCTACCCAACCGCGGGTTCAACCAGCGAAGAAGAAGCGCAGCCATTTTATGTCAACGCACCGTTTGGCATCGTATTGGCTCATAACGGTAATTTGACGAATGCTGCTGACTTAAAAGTGGAACTGTTCAAGAATGACTATCGTCATCTGAATACGGATTCGGACTCCGAAGTGTTGCTGAATATTTTGGCGCATCAAATTCAAGAAGTCGTCAGCGGTTATTCACTTGATCCTGCTTCTTTGTTCCGAGCAGTGGCGATGTTGCATCGCCGTGTTCGTGGTTCCTACGCGGTGGTCGCGCAAATTGCGGGTTACGGTATGCTGGCTTTCCGCGATCCGTTCGGTATTCGTCCTTTGTGTATCGGTACTGCGCAAACGGATAATGGTATCGAATACATGTTGGCGAGTGAGTCAGTTGCTTTGGAAGGTACAGGATTTAAGTTCGAACGTGACGTCGCTCCTGGTGAAGCGATTTTCATTGATCTCGATGGCAAGATGTATGCTGAACAATGCGCCGAAAGTCCGAGCCTGAATCCTTGTGCATTTGAGTATGTGTATTTGGCTCGCCCTGATTCAACGATTGACGGCGCTTCGGTCTATCAAACGCGTCTGCATATGGGTGAGTATTTGGCTGACAAGATTCGTCGTGAGTTTTCTCATGGTGATATCGACGTTGTGATGCCAATTCCAGATTCATCCCGTCCGTCCGCAATGGAGCTTGCTGATTCTTTAAATTTGGATTATCGCGAAGGCTTCATTAAGAATCGCTACATTGGCCGTACATTTATGATGCCAGGTCAAGCTATTCGTAAGAAGTCTGTGCGTCAGAAATTGAATGCGATCGCTTCTGAGTTCAAAGGCAAGAATGTTTTGTTGGTCGACGACTCCATCGTGCGTGGTACGACTAGTCGCGAAATCGTGCAGATGGCACGTGAGTCTGGCGCCCGTAAGGTGGTATTCGCTTCCGCAGCGCCACCAGTGCAGTTCCCGAACGTCTATGGTATCGATATGCCGACACGTAGCGAGCTGATTGCTTATGGTCGTACGCAAGAAGAAATCTGCCGCGAAATTACGGCTGACGCTTTGGTCTACCAAGATGTAGCGGATATGAAGCGTGCAATTGCAGCGGTGAATCCAACATTGAAGAGTATCGAAGCTTCATGCTTTGACGGCTATTACATCACCGGCGACGTGACGCCAGATTATTTGGATCGTCTGGAAGCAGTACGCAATGGTTCCCGTTCCGATAAAGAAGACATGGTACGTTCTCAATTGAATTTGAACCTATCCAACAATAATGACTAA
- the dapA gene encoding 4-hydroxy-tetrahydrodipicolinate synthase has translation MTKIQGSLVAIVTPMHPDGSLDVPSLKKLIDWHIAEGTDGIVIVGTTGESPTVSVEEHCELIRIAVEHTAKRIPIIAGSGGNSTAEAIALTRFAKEAGADASLQVVPYYNRPTQEGMYQHFKTIAEAVDIPIILYNVPGRSVADMSNETMLRLSKVPGIIGVKEASGNIARDIELLRMVPESFAIYSGDDATAIALMALGGKGNISVTANVAPRAMHEMCKAAMNGDLATAKAINNKLLSLHAKLFIEPNPVPVKWALTEMGMIPPGIRLPLVSLSTQYHDIVRSALREAELLG, from the coding sequence ATGACAAAGATTCAAGGAAGTCTGGTCGCGATCGTGACCCCAATGCACCCTGATGGTAGCCTCGATGTTCCAAGCTTAAAGAAGCTTATCGATTGGCATATTGCTGAAGGGACCGATGGTATTGTGATCGTTGGAACGACTGGTGAGTCGCCGACTGTGAGCGTCGAAGAGCACTGCGAACTCATTCGCATTGCGGTTGAACATACTGCAAAACGTATTCCGATTATCGCTGGTTCTGGCGGTAATTCAACGGCTGAGGCGATTGCATTGACGCGCTTTGCAAAAGAAGCCGGTGCGGATGCATCCTTGCAGGTAGTTCCTTATTACAATCGTCCGACCCAAGAGGGTATGTACCAGCACTTTAAAACGATTGCTGAAGCGGTTGATATCCCAATTATTTTGTACAACGTTCCCGGTCGTTCAGTGGCTGATATGTCAAACGAGACCATGCTGCGTTTGTCGAAGGTGCCAGGGATTATCGGCGTCAAGGAAGCAAGCGGTAATATTGCCCGTGATATCGAGTTATTGCGTATGGTTCCTGAAAGCTTCGCCATTTATTCTGGTGATGATGCGACAGCAATCGCCTTGATGGCACTCGGTGGCAAGGGAAATATTTCTGTCACTGCCAATGTCGCGCCGCGAGCAATGCATGAAATGTGCAAAGCAGCGATGAATGGTGATTTGGCGACTGCAAAAGCGATTAATAATAAGCTTCTTTCTCTACATGCAAAGCTCTTCATAGAGCCTAATCCAGTGCCGGTAAAATGGGCTTTGACTGAAATGGGAATGATTCCGCCAGGAATTCGTTTGCCATTAGTTAGCCTTTCTACCCAATATCATGATATTGTTCGTTCCGCATTACGTGAAGCGGAATTGCTCGGTTGA
- a CDS encoding TonB-dependent receptor plug domain-containing protein codes for MFPQFRLHPLAFSLVAASVIAQPSFAQSEPQKTQQEQEGEKKSTEQTPAKGIKQENRRRLSQTQNAPAPASDGVQKVTVNGAKQTDVDQRRNSIAGKIIIGREELDRDGDSTVGEILKRLPGVTAGGRPGRGGDIRMRGMGNGYTQILVNGERPPRGFSMESLAPDQIERIEIMRGPVAEFSTQAIAGTINIVLREEFHPKDTDLKIALGVEQGRVAPNISITYPGQWDALNYALSGSISHNGQADQGSTHKTEVTDAGIVQLVQDQIDHTRRSSTGIHLTPRFTYRFENGGTVNFQPFLMNNRSHSNSDISIEQTPQIIDPITQKPPVAHAFSSGNSESMFARANLNYQHKFEDTSKLTLRLGGGVGHSDSNSVRSQFDRTGVQLDNMVDVNDTRDTSWTSGGKYTMPWGDRQNLATGWEIENSHRNQTRTSLNNGLPQFIDSGDNLEANTRRMAAYVQDEFDINAQWSAYAGVRWESIQTHSTKANYVVNNSSSVVNPIVHAVYRIPDWGKDQIRLGLTSSYRAPNLNDIIAVPTISPLNGPTRPDRSGNPDLKPESSRGIDIAFEHYLKNAGIMSVNLFARSIDDLIRRRTVLVSGSNGSRWVNSPINIGRALAKGIELEAKFPLQEFWSEGPAIDVRTNFSRFWSNVDDVKGPNNRLDQQPTMTANLGLDYKMQGTPFSAGGNINWTPAYTNQVSDTQTASTGVKKQIDVYSLWRFSPNLKLRLSASNLQANDFVNGSSLYVNGINYLQSSRSRTYTVFSLRLEMKL; via the coding sequence ATGTTCCCTCAATTTCGCCTTCATCCTCTTGCATTCTCTTTAGTCGCGGCTAGCGTAATTGCGCAACCCAGCTTTGCACAATCAGAGCCCCAAAAAACGCAACAAGAACAAGAGGGAGAAAAGAAGTCGACTGAGCAAACGCCTGCGAAAGGTATTAAACAAGAAAATCGTCGTCGTTTGTCGCAAACCCAAAACGCGCCTGCTCCAGCCAGTGATGGTGTACAAAAAGTGACAGTGAACGGGGCTAAGCAAACCGACGTCGATCAGCGCCGCAATTCCATCGCTGGCAAAATCATCATCGGACGCGAAGAGCTCGACCGCGATGGCGACTCCACAGTGGGCGAGATTTTAAAACGTCTTCCTGGCGTCACGGCCGGTGGGCGCCCTGGGCGGGGTGGTGACATTCGTATGCGAGGTATGGGAAATGGCTATACCCAGATTCTGGTAAATGGAGAGCGCCCGCCACGCGGATTTTCAATGGAGTCTCTGGCGCCAGATCAGATCGAGCGCATCGAAATTATGCGTGGCCCTGTGGCGGAGTTTAGTACGCAAGCGATTGCGGGAACGATCAATATCGTTTTGCGCGAAGAATTTCATCCCAAAGACACGGATCTTAAAATTGCGCTGGGCGTTGAACAAGGTCGAGTGGCTCCGAATATTTCTATTACCTACCCAGGTCAATGGGATGCGCTGAATTATGCCTTGAGTGGATCAATTTCCCACAATGGCCAAGCAGATCAAGGCAGCACCCATAAGACTGAAGTGACTGATGCAGGTATTGTTCAACTGGTGCAAGATCAAATCGATCATACGCGACGATCATCGACGGGCATCCATCTCACGCCACGGTTTACCTATCGATTTGAGAATGGCGGCACCGTCAATTTTCAGCCATTCTTGATGAACAACCGTAGTCATTCAAATAGCGATATAAGTATTGAACAAACGCCGCAGATCATTGATCCCATCACTCAAAAGCCGCCAGTAGCACACGCATTTTCAAGTGGTAATTCTGAGTCGATGTTCGCACGCGCAAACCTTAATTATCAACACAAGTTCGAAGATACGTCGAAGCTAACTCTACGTTTGGGTGGCGGGGTTGGTCATTCTGATAGCAATAGTGTGCGTTCACAGTTTGATCGAACTGGAGTCCAACTCGACAATATGGTCGATGTCAATGATACGCGTGATACTTCGTGGACCAGTGGCGGTAAGTACACCATGCCATGGGGCGATCGTCAAAATCTGGCAACTGGGTGGGAGATCGAAAACAGTCATCGAAATCAAACTCGTACCTCTTTGAACAATGGACTCCCACAATTCATTGATTCTGGCGATAACTTAGAGGCCAACACGCGTCGTATGGCGGCCTACGTTCAGGATGAATTCGACATCAATGCCCAATGGTCGGCTTATGCTGGAGTGCGATGGGAGTCCATCCAAACGCACAGCACCAAAGCTAACTACGTGGTGAATAATTCAAGTAGCGTCGTCAATCCTATCGTTCACGCTGTGTATCGCATTCCAGACTGGGGTAAAGATCAAATTCGTTTAGGTTTAACGAGTAGTTATCGTGCGCCTAACTTGAACGACATCATCGCTGTGCCGACGATATCGCCATTGAATGGACCGACACGTCCAGATCGCAGTGGAAATCCCGATCTAAAACCGGAGTCTTCGCGTGGCATCGATATCGCATTTGAGCATTATCTAAAAAACGCTGGCATCATGAGCGTTAATCTTTTTGCGAGAAGCATTGATGATTTGATTCGTCGTCGCACTGTTCTTGTCAGCGGCAGCAATGGATCGCGTTGGGTTAATTCGCCGATCAATATCGGGCGTGCACTTGCGAAGGGTATTGAGCTTGAGGCGAAGTTTCCTTTGCAAGAGTTTTGGAGCGAAGGACCTGCGATCGATGTGCGTACCAACTTTAGTCGGTTTTGGTCGAATGTTGATGATGTTAAAGGTCCTAATAATCGCCTAGATCAACAGCCGACGATGACAGCGAATTTGGGGCTTGATTATAAAATGCAGGGGACGCCATTCAGTGCTGGTGGCAATATCAATTGGACGCCGGCTTATACGAATCAGGTAAGTGATACACAGACGGCATCGACGGGAGTCAAGAAGCAAATTGATGTTTATAGTTTGTGGCGCTTTTCGCCCAATCTCAAACTCAGGCTTTCGGCCAGCAATTTACAAGCAAATGACTTTGTTAATGGCAGTAGCTTGTATGTGAATGGCATCAATTATTTGCAAAGCAGTCGCTCACGTACTTACACGGTATTCAGTCTTCGCTTGGAAATGAAGCTCTAA
- a CDS encoding CvpA family protein translates to MTLFDYIVIFVLLCSIVISTLRGLIKEILSLISWIVALVVANAFGASLADWLPNVIPGQLTRMIVAFLALFIGVRLLMALLMKAVDAMIKASGLSLADRGLGGLFGLARGCVIVMTMVLVCGMTAIPQQAFWKDAILSPVAVSAVQTVMPFLPGSITQHVKF, encoded by the coding sequence GTGACGCTATTCGATTACATTGTCATTTTCGTTTTATTGTGTTCGATTGTGATCAGCACTTTGCGCGGCCTGATCAAAGAGATTTTGTCCTTGATTAGTTGGATCGTTGCCTTGGTGGTTGCAAACGCGTTTGGCGCTAGTCTTGCGGATTGGTTACCCAACGTCATCCCAGGGCAGTTGACGCGCATGATCGTCGCCTTTCTTGCTTTGTTTATCGGCGTACGCTTACTGATGGCGCTCTTGATGAAAGCGGTTGACGCAATGATCAAGGCCAGTGGATTAAGTTTGGCAGATCGTGGTTTGGGCGGCCTATTTGGCTTGGCTCGCGGTTGTGTGATTGTGATGACAATGGTGCTTGTGTGTGGCATGACGGCGATTCCTCAACAAGCGTTTTGGAAAGATGCAATTCTAAGTCCAGTCGCCGTCAGTGCTGTGCAAACGGTGATGCCGTTTTTGCCGGGGTCAATTACGCAACATGTAAAGTTCTAG
- a CDS encoding 3',5'-nucleoside bisphosphate phosphatase, with protein MHHLNVDLHCHSTVSDGVFAPEVVAERAFTNGVQLWALTDHDEIGGIAKARSAAHDLGMKYLTGVEISVTWAGKTIHIVGLGFDENNPDLQAGLRQTRSGRQQRAEEMAHSLAQAGIPGTYAGALKYVGNPDLISRSHFARYLVEVGVCPDVSSVFKSYLADGKPGYVPHRWAKLSDAVKWIKNAGGIAVIAHPGRYDLSLIAHDEFLQEFKQLGGEGIEVVTGSHTPDQYLEYAKIAQDYGFLASRGSDFHAPDDHSPDLGQLPSLPSHLNPVWERFAQLLV; from the coding sequence ATGCATCACCTTAACGTCGATCTACATTGTCATTCTACGGTTTCTGATGGAGTGTTTGCACCTGAAGTGGTCGCTGAGCGCGCCTTTACCAATGGAGTCCAACTGTGGGCTTTAACCGATCATGATGAAATTGGTGGAATTGCAAAAGCACGATCCGCTGCACACGATCTTGGCATGAAATATCTGACAGGCGTTGAAATCTCTGTCACTTGGGCGGGTAAAACAATTCACATCGTCGGACTCGGCTTCGATGAAAACAACCCTGATTTGCAAGCTGGTTTGCGGCAAACCCGTTCGGGGCGACAACAGCGCGCTGAAGAAATGGCGCATAGCCTTGCTCAAGCAGGTATCCCCGGGACCTATGCGGGAGCGCTTAAATATGTCGGAAACCCCGATTTGATTTCACGTTCACACTTCGCTCGTTACCTGGTCGAGGTTGGTGTTTGCCCAGACGTTTCTTCAGTGTTCAAATCCTATTTGGCGGATGGGAAGCCAGGTTATGTTCCTCATCGCTGGGCCAAATTATCAGATGCGGTGAAGTGGATCAAAAATGCCGGTGGGATTGCTGTGATTGCCCATCCAGGACGATACGATTTGAGCTTGATCGCCCATGATGAATTTCTGCAAGAATTCAAGCAATTGGGTGGTGAAGGCATTGAAGTTGTAACCGGCAGTCATACTCCAGATCAATATCTTGAATATGCCAAGATCGCGCAAGATTATGGATTTTTAGCTTCGCGCGGTTCGGATTTTCATGCTCCTGATGATCATTCCCCGGATCTTGGTCAATTGCCATCTTTGCCATCTCATTTGAATCCCGTGTGGGAGCGGTTTGCGCAGTTATTGGTTTGA